One stretch of Podospora pseudoanserina strain CBS 124.78 chromosome 4, whole genome shotgun sequence DNA includes these proteins:
- a CDS encoding hypothetical protein (COG:S; EggNog:ENOG503P0DF) yields the protein MGSSVPRSFIDLPLEIQFLVFANFDCARDLRALALTCKKLHSAVNNDGWRRFVERSFPSLSIPIPNGNRHTWEQLAESLTWQSRCWDRRALQFQVLLHSPHGDEVRRHRGNARGRGLFHSVVDAHFDPATHEELVVWGAGEDIVGRYRERQGPDKPSKSSWHSVNGKELGFRAAYDDVNSVKIVNHHTGRAVVTGRHNGTLSLISAEPDRFGQPISEFKFSPPETSEINNGSEPENLSSLDVLQHGSSTRIAAATRNGLAIFDLPADATTELEPSATFDLKTEIFSLNTSRLSRAKWMEQGETVALALSGSPDPLRYLSLTPTGITHHTAAKNASIAAQFELKDNGNICPNSLEPVCRTGGCRTSLLLSAWRDGTIRLQDLRTPSPFDAVYQDNVDPWVDAEALMTYGTERFVAGGGDGLTVKIFDFRWERPYHHTSGLPCLNSLPFPGPSQAFLKNPTKSNLGNEKCKQGRACQYHELSKHIYYRPNAKFYLSRSLINSSASIWSLARGSDISPNFYIGISGGVIEANLEPCPNNYPPDRPTTDPNFGFPDWRGRAADGSGYMSRQVSPALMEIGDGYAYKHNDRPILLPRLQDCGGPPSWSGPILKLSNYHRLDMNYQTRGDFVWD from the exons ATGGGGTCCTCGGTGCCCAGAAGCTTCATCGACCTTCCGCTGGAAATCCAGTTCCTGGTTTTCGCCAACTTTGACTGTGCACGCGACCTTCGAGCGCTTGCCTTGACTTGCAAGAAGCTGCATAGCGCTGTCAACAACGATGGATGGCGACGTTTCGTGGAACGCAGTTTTCCCTCTCTGTCTATTCCCATTCCAAACGGAAATCGCCACACCTGGGAACAACTTGCCGAATCACTCACCTGGCAAAGTCGATGCTGGGACCGGCGAGCTCTGCAATTCCAAGTTCTACTACACTCACCACACGGCGATGAGGTGAGACGGCACCGAGGGAATGCGAGGGGGAGAGGTCTATTCCActctgttgttgatgctcaTTTCGACCCAGCCACCCATGAAGAGCTCGTTGTATGGGGTGCCGGAGAAGACATCGTTGGCCGGTATAGGGAGCGCCAGGGACCGGACAAGCCGTCCAAGTCTTCGTGGCACAGCGTTAATGGCAAGGAACTGGGCTTCAGGGCGGCTTACGATGATGTCAACTCGGTAAAGATCGTCAACCATCACACCGGACGAGCTGTTGTCACTGGAAGGCACAATGGAACGCTGTCGCTCATATCAGCGGAACCGGATCGCTTTGGCCAGCCCATCTCGGAGTTCAAGTTCAGTCCTCCAGAAACATCTGAAATAAACAACGGCTCAGAACCGGAAAATCTCAGTTCGTTGGATGTTCTCCAACACGGCTCCAGCACAAGAATAGCGGCTGCCACGAGGAATGGCCTGGCCATATTCGACCTTCCTGCGGACGCCACAACCGAACTAGAGCCATCTGCTACATTTGATCTCAAAACAGAGATATTCTCCCTGAACACCTCGAGACTCAGTCGTGCCAAATGGATGGAACAGGGCGAAACCGTTGCATTGGCTTTGAGCGGCTCTCCCGATCCTCTCCGTTACCTCTCCCTGACACCAACGGGCATCACTCATCACACAGCTGCCAAGAATGCATCAATCGCGGCTCAGTTTGAGCTCAAGGACAATGGAAATATCTGTCCCAATTCTCTAGAACCTGTTTGTCGGACTGGAGGCTGCAGAACCAGTCTACTTCTCAGCGCGTGGCGAGATGGGACTATCAG GTTACAAGACTTACGCACACCATCACCGTTTGACGCTGTCTATCAAGACAATGTTGATCCATGGGTTGATGCTGAGGCCCTCATGACATACGGCACAGAGCGCTTCGTTGCCGGAGGCGGGGATGGCCTCACCGTCAAGATATTCGACTTTCGCTGGGAACGACCCTACCATCACACCTCAGGTCTTCCGTGTCTGAACTCATTGCCATTCCCAGGACCCTCGCAAGCGTTCTTGAAAAATCCTACAAAGTCAAATCTCGGCAATGAAAAGTGCAAGCAAGGACGAGCGTGCCAGTACCACGAGCTCTCAAAACACATCTACTATCGACCGAACGCCAAGTTTTACCTTTCCAGGTCGCTGATCAACAGCAGCGCCAGCATCTGGTCGCTTGCCCGAGGGTCAGACATCTCGCCCAACTTTTACATTGGCATTTCGGGCGGAGTTATCGAAGCCAATCTGGAGCCGTGTCCAAACAACTACCCACCAGACCGGCCCACTACCGACCCTAATTTTGGATTCCCAGACTGGAGAGGACGTGCGGCAGATGGCAGCGGGTACATGAGCAGACAGGTCTCGCCGGCTCTTATGGAGATTGGGGACGGTTATGCATACAAGCACAACGACAGACCGATACTGCTTCCCAGGCTGCAGGACTGTGGTGGTCCTCCGAGCTGGTCTGGCCCGATACTGAAGCTCTCCAATTATCACCGACTCGATATGAACTATCAGACAAGGGGGGACTTTGTGTGGGATTGA
- the FBP1 gene encoding Fructose-1,6-bisphosphatase (COG:G; EggNog:ENOG503NUA1; BUSCO:EOG092632WW): protein MVSAYTSNGSEGETEKINTNIVTLTRFLTEEQVKHKEATGDFTLLCHALQFSFKSIAYYIRRATLVNLTGLAGSSNTTGDDQKKLDVISNDLFIEAMRSSGKCALLVSEEEEEVIYFKDAKDARYAVACDPIDGSSNLDAGVSVGTIFAIHKLAEGSTGTKEDILKPGTELVAAGFTMYGASAQLVITMKGGSVNGFTLDNGVGEFILTHPDMRLPKKRSIYSVNEGNSLYWEDNVKEYFNSLKEAKEEGGKPYSARYIGSMVADAYRTLLYGGVFAYPADKKSPKGKLRILYECAPMAMVFENAGGQAVDSQMRRLMEVVPEHIHDKSGIFMGSWDEIEKVKSFHK from the exons ATGGTTTCAGCATACACCAGCAACGGCTCCGAGGGCGAGACGGAGaagatcaacaccaacattgTGACGCTCACCCGGTTCTTGACTGAAGAGCAAGTCAAGCACAAGGAGGCCACCGGTGATTTTAC GCTCCTCTGCCACGCACTCCAATTCTCCTTCAAGTCCATCGCCTACTACATCCGCCGCGCCACCCTCGtcaacctcaccggcctcgccgGCAGCTCCAACACGACAGGCGACGACCAAAAAAAGCTCGACGTCATCTCCAACGACCTCTTCATCGAGGCCATGCGCTCGTCGGGTAAATGCGCCTTGCTAGTgtcggaagaagaggaggaagtaatCTACTTCAAAGACGCCAAAGACGCGCGCTACGCCGTAGCCTGCGATCCAATCGACggctcctccaacctcgacgcTGGTGTTTCCGTCGGGACAATCTTTGCGATTCACAAGCTGGCTGAGGGGTCGACGGGAACAAAAGAAGACATCCTCAAGCCCGGGACGGAGCTTGTCGCGGCAGGGTTCACCATGTACGGTGCGTCCGCCCAGCTGGTGATTAcgatgaagggggggagcGTGAACGGGTTTACGCTGGATAACGGGGTGGGGGAGTTCATCCTGACGCATCCGGACATGAGGctgccgaagaagaggagtaTTTACAGTGTGAATGAAGGGAATAGTTTGTATTGGGAGGACAATGTGAAGGAGTATTTTAATAGTCTGaaggaggcgaaggaggaaggggggaagcCATATAGTGCCAGGTATATCGGGAGCATGGTGGCGGATGCGTACAGGACGTTGCTTTATGGGGGGGTGTTTGCCTACCCGGCGGACAAGAAGAGTCCGAAGGGGAAGTTGAGGATTTTGTATGAATGTGCGCCGATGGCGATGGTTTTTGAGAACG CTGGTGGCCAGGCGGTTGACAGCCAGATGAGGAGattgatggaggtggtgccgGAGCATATTCACGACAAGAGTGGAATTTTCATGGGCAGCTGGGATGAGATTGAGAAGGTCAAGTCCTTCCACAAGTGA